In Flavobacterium hankyongi, the genomic window GGATCGTCTCTTGGTCCAGCAAAAAATTTCATATTATTGTTTGTTCCAATTATGGCTGCCTGACCATATTGAGAAATTTCGACACTCCCTGAAGCATTATTAGTTTTTATCGTACTTGAAGTACCAGTAGCGTCTGGTGCAACAGGGCCGAAGAAATACATTTTATTTCCACGTTTAATTGCCTGAATCACTAGATCTTCAACATTGTCATTGTTATTGTCAATGTTGATTTCTGTTAGCACGCTCTCATTAAATGTTGCACTTGCGGTAGCTCCAGGACTTAACAATCCTTGTGAGTTAACCACAAAAACCATGTTACTTGTATTTTGCCCTTGAAAAGCATATACATCGGTAATGTCGGATGCGTTACCTGTTACCGCTGGTGCATCTGCGTGATCCGCAGCGATTAATAATAGACCTGAAATCGCAAACAACGAAAGGCCTATATACATTTTAGTCTTTTTCATTTTATTAATTTTTAAATGATTATAAAGACACTTACGCAATAACTTTCTTGTTGGTTTTAAAAAAGATGTTTTTTTTTCAAAAAAAATAATCTACCCATTAAATGAGGTTTATAAAAAAGAATATATATGTTTGTAATTCAAATCCGATAATTGTATGAGTCAGGAAGAAATCATTTTGCTACTACAAAAAAAAGATGATAAAGCCTATAGTGTTTTGTATGACATGTATGCTAAAAGCCTCTTTGCAGTCATCATTAATTTAATAAATGATCGTGAAGAAGCCGAAGATATACTTCAGGAGTCATTTGTGAAAATTTGGAAAAATATAGATTCATACAATGAATCCAAAGGGAGACTTTATACCTGGATGCTTAATATTGCAAGAAACACAGCCATTGATAAACTCCGTTCTAAAAACTTTAACAATAGCAAAAAAAACCTATCTTCTGATAATTTCGTACATCTACTTGACGAGAGCAATAAATCTGTTTTCAAGATTGAAGCCATTGGTATTCAAGAATTCATAAAAAAGCTAAAACCCAAATGCATTGCCTTAATTGATTTATTATTCTTTAAAGGTTATACGCAACAAGAAGCTTCAGAAGAATTAGAAATACCGCTTGGAACTGTTAAAACACAAAATAGAAATTGCATTAATGATTTAAGAATCTTTTTAAAAGTATAAATGGATAGTAAAGAATACATAGAATCAGGAATTTTGGAACTTTATGTTTATGGTTTACTAAATGAAGAGCAAAACCTAGAAGTACATGAAATGTCTATAAAACATAAAGAGGTAGAAGCTGAAATTGTAGCTATTGAAAAATCTATTCTTTCTCTATCAACAAGTTTTTCACCATTCCTATCTGTTCAGAATTTTGAAAAAATAAAAGCTGAATTAGAAATTAAACATAATAATGTGATTGATTTGAAGCCAAAAAAATCAATACCAAACTACATTGGATGGGCAGCGGCAGCTGTTTTACTTTTATTCATAGGATATCAATACAACCAACAATCAGCAATTAAAAATGAAGTAGTAACATTGGAAAAAAACAATGAAAAACTGAATGAAGCAGTAGTGACTTCAGAAAATGAAGCAAAACAGTCTAAGGAAGCTCTTAATATCATTAGAGACACTAAAAATACTGTAGTTTCACTTGCTGGACAAACTGTTTCTCCTTCTTCTTATGCTAAAGTATATTGGAATAAAGATAAACAGACAGTATATATTGATGCTTCTGGATTACCGGAACCTCCAGAAGGAAAAGAGTATCAGGTTTGGTCATTAAAATTAAAACCATCTTTAACACCTACCAGTATTGGATTACTGAGCAATTTTACTGAAAACAATTCAAAAATATTTGAAGTTAGCAAAACTCAAGATGCAGAAGCTTTTGGAATTACTCTAGAACCAAAAGGCGGAAGCAAAACTCCTACAATGGAACAATTGTATACTTTAGGAACAATATAACTCTGCTAAAAAAATATAAATAAAAAATCCAGCTGAGTTAGCTGGATTTTTTATTATTGCTTTTTCTCCTTATTAAACTTTACCCATGCTGCAATATACATGATGAGCGCAATAAAGTAAAACACGATAGAAATATAAATATTTTTAACGGTTTGTGCTAACAATAAAGCCGATGTAGCAAATAAAAAAAAGTGAAAAGCTTTGAAACTTTGCATATTATTTAAAGAATGAATCTACGAATTCGTATTTGTTAAACACTTGAAGATCATTAATCCCTTCACCCACTCCAATATATTTTACAGGTATTTGAAATTGATCAGAAATACCAATAACAACACCACCTTTAGCAGTTCCATCAAGCTTTGTGACAGCAAGACATGAAACTTCTGTTGCTGCTGTAAACTCTTTTGCTTGTTCGAAAGCATTTTGTCCAGTAGAACCATCTAAAACTAATAACACGTCGTGTGGCGCATCTTCTACCACTTTTTGCATAACGCGTTTTACTTTAGTAAGCTCATTCATTAAACCAACTTTGTTATGTAAACGTCCTGCTGTATCAATAATCACTACATCTGCATTTTGAGAAACAGCACTTTGTAAAGTATCAAATGCAACCGAGGCTGGATCACTACCCATTTGTTGTTTTACAATAGGAACACCTACTCTATCAGCCCAAATTTGTAATTGATCGATAGCAGCTGCTCTAAACGTATCCGCAGCTCCTAAAACTACTTTGTAACCAGCCTTTTTAAACTGATTTGCTAATTTACCAATAGTTGTTGTTTTCCCTACTCCGTTAACACCAACCACCATAATTACATATGGTTTTTTGTTGGCTGGAATTGTAAATTCAGTTTCTTCACCAGAATTTGTTTCAGATAATAAACCTGCAATTTCATCACGAAGGATTTGGTTTAATTCTTCTGTTCCTAAGTATTTATCGCGAGAAACTCTTTCCTCGATACGTTCAATTATTTTTAAAGTAGTATTTACACCTACATCGGAAGTTACTAAAACTTCTTCAAGGTTATCTAAAACTTCGTCGTCTACTTTTGATTTACCAGCAACCGCTTTAGTCAATTTTGACAAAAAGGAAGTACTTGACTTTTCAAGACCTTTGTCTAATGTTTCTTTTTTTTCTGAAGAAAATAATCTTTTGAAAAAGCTCATTTTTAATTATAAGTTATAAGTTTTGCATTTTATAGAAGCCTTTTGTTTGTATCTGCCTCTTGTCATTAATGACGAGACAGGAAATACATTTAAAAAACGCCAATTGATGGCTCCTAAACTCTAGCAAATATAAAATAAAAAAGCTACTTCCCAATGAAAGTAGCTTAGTTATATTGAATGGATAAAATTATTTCTTTTTAAGAAATTCATCTACTTCTTCTGGAGACATGATAGCCTCAACAAAAGTGTAAGCACCAGTTTTTGGAGATTTTACCATTTTGATAGCTTTTGATAATCTCTTAGAAGCTGTTTGTAATGTTGCAACGGTTTTCTTTGCCATGACTTATACTATTTAATTGAAGTATTATTAAAAATAACTTCTAGATTATTTAATTTCTTTATGAACAGTCACTCTCTTTAAGATAGGATTGAATTTTTTGATTTCTAATCTATCTGGAGTGTTTTTTTTGTTTTTTGTTGTGATGTAACGAGATGTTCCAGCTACGCCAGAAGCTTTGTGCTCAGTACATTCTAAAATTACTTGGATTCTATTACCTTTCTTTGCCATTTTGCTATAAATTTATTAGGAACAGATTATTTAATAAATCCGTCTGCTTGTGCTTTTTTCAAAACTGCAGAAATTCCGTTCTTGTTAATCGTCTTAATTGTAGAAGCAGCTACTCTTAGAGTAATCCATCTGTCTTCTTCAGGAAGGTAAAAACGTTTTTTAACCAAGTTAACAGAGAATTTTCTCTTAGTCTTGTTCATAGCGTGAGAAACGTTATTTCCAACCATCGCTCTTTTTCCTGTAAGGTCACAAACTCTTGACATTATGCTTATCTTTTATCGTTATTCAAAATCAGGGTGCAAAGTAACAAAAAAGAAACGTTAGTAACAAATTATTTTTAGTAGTTTTTTAAAATTTCTTTATAAATAAGCTCCAACCCTTTGTTTACGGCTCTATCAATCACTTTTTCACGCGGTTGTCCAAAATTAAATTCTTCTGAAAAGACTCCTTTTGGTGTGGCAATTCCGACAAAAACTGTACCTACTTCGGCATCTGAGTCTCCTTTATTTGGACCTGCATTTCCAGTTGTTGCAATGGCAAAATCTGTTTGAAACTTTTTTTGAATGCTCAAAGCCATAGCTTCGGCAACAGCACTACTCACTACCGATTCTTTCTGAATTAATTCGTGAGGAATCGCTAAAATATCTTCTTTAACTTCAGTCGCATAACTCACAACACTACCTTTAAAATAAACTGAAGCTCCAGAAACTGAAGTTATTACCGAGGCTATTTTCCCTCCTGTGCAACTTTCAGCCGTAGAGATACTAAAACCTTTTGAAGAAAGCAATCTACCCAATACAAATTCCAAAGGTTCGTCATCATCTAAACCAACTAAACAATCTTCTATTTGTGGTTTGAGTAAATTTATTTGTTCCTCCAAAGCCTTTTTTAAGACTTCTTCATTACTGCCCCTTGCTGATAGTCTTAATCTAACCCTTCCAGGGTTTGGCAAATAAGCGAGCTTTATAAAATCAGGCAAATTATCTTCCCATTTTTCTATTCGCTCTGCTAATAAACTTTCCCCAACCCCATATGTCAAGAGTGTTTGATGAATTATATATGGTCTATCAAATTTTTCAACAAGTTTTGGAATAACCTGATTTTCTATAAGATATTTCATTTCGAAAGGAACCCCTGGCAAAGAAATAAAAACTGTATCTTCCTTCTCCATCCACATCCCAGGCGCTGTACCTACCTGATTAAATAATACTTCACATCTTGAAGGCACTAAAGCCTGATCTTTGTTGATTTGTGTTATAGGACGCTTAAAAAAAACTTCAATTAATTGGGTCACATGATCTAAAACTTGATTGTTATAAACCAACGTATCGTTCATATACTCACATAAAGTTTTTTTTGGTAATATCATCTTTAGTAGGCCCTAAACCTCCAGTGATAATAACTAAATCAAATTTATTTTGAAGGTTTGAGAGTGTGTCAAGAATATGTTTTTTATCATCTGAAATTGAAAGCATTTCGTTAACTTCAATCCCAATTTTATTAAGACATTTTGCTATAAAACCAGAATTAGTATCAACTATTTGGCCTATTAAAATTTCGTCACCAATTGTGACAATTACTGCTTTCATTTTTTATCAGAATAGAAGTTGTTATTTTACAGTGATTCTTTCGAAGTAGAGAAATTGATTACAGATTAAAATCTTTTTTTACTTCTTCAAGTGCTGCATCGATGCGCCCTTTAAGACTTTTATAAACCTCTTTAATTTCCTTTTTCTTTCCTTTATCGCGAGTCCATTGTTCGATTTGAAGAATTTCTTCTTTGGCCGCATCCATACCCAACAAATCTAATGTTGGTTTTGTTTTATGAGCAAAACTATATGCCTTAGCGTAATCTTTTTCTTTAATACCATCCTTCATCTCTTTGATGTCATCTGGCACTTCATCAACAAACAAATTTATAATTTGTAATACAAAATCTTTGTCATCATCTGATATTGCATAAACTTTTGCTAAATTATAGTGTATTGCCATTATTTTACTTGAATCTTAAATAGTTGTTTATCTTCAATAAATCCTTCTAAAACATCTTCAGGATTAACTTTTGCTACTCCCGCAGGTGTTCCTGTAAAAATAATATCTCCAGTTTTTAATGTAAAATATTGCGAAACATACGATATGATTTCATCTATTTTCCATAACATCATACTGGTATTACCTTTTTGAACTACCTCACCATTTTTAGTTAATTCAAATTTAATATTTTCTAAAGAATCAAAATCTTTTTTCGATAAAAAGTCACCTATTACCGCTGAACCGTCAAATGCTTTTGCTTTTTCCCATGGCAATCCTTTACTTTTTAGTTCAGATTGCACATCCCGAGCTGTAAAATCAATCCCTAAACCTATCTCATCATAGTATTTATGGGAAAACTTAGCATCGATATACTTACCCACTTTATTGATTTTGACTAAAATCTCAACTTCATGATGTACATCATTACTGAATTCAGGAATTACAAAAGGAAATTGCTTAGGCAAAATCGCAGTATCCGGTTTCATAAAAATTACTGGTTCACTTGGACGTTCGTTATTTAGTTCCGAAATATGGTCAGCATAATTACGACCTATGCAGATTATTTTCATATCATTAAGCATTCAGTTAATAGCCGCTAGTTTTATCAGTGATTCTAAAGATGAACACTTTAAACTGCAAACTAATTACTGCTTTGTATTTAATTTTCTTAATTTAATTCCAGTTAAAACCTTTTTTGTATACAATGGAAAATCAGCATTTTGAATCCAACCAAAATAGCCTGGTTCTTTTTCAAGCACCTCTTCGACTAAGGCTCCCTTATGCTTTCCGAAGGTGAAAATTTCATTTCCTTCTGCATCTAAAGCTATAAATCCAGCAAAATCCACAAACTTTTTACGTGTTGTAAATTCTGATAAAGACTTCATATCATTTTCTAAATCTGGATAACGTTCTAATTGTGCTTTGAGTATTTCATAAGTAGCTTCAGTATCTGCAGCTGCTCTGTGTGCATTATCTAAAGTTTGTCCACAATAGAATTTATATGCAGCACCCAATGTTCTTTCTTCCATTTTATGGAAAATAGTTTGAACATCTACTGACACTCTGTTTTTCATATCAAAATCAACTTCGGCACGTAACAATTCTTCTGCTAACAATGGAATATCAAATCTGTCTGAATTAAAACCAGCCAAATCAGAATCTTTAATCATATTGTGAATTTGTGAAGCCAATTCTCTAAAAGTAGGCTCATTTGCCACTTTCTCATTGGTAATTCCGTGAACGGCAGTAGCAGAAGCTGGAATTGGAATTGTTGGATTCACCAACCATGTTTTACTTTCTTTATTTCCGTTAGGATATATCTTTACAATTGCGATTTCGACAATTCTGTCTCTTCCAACGTCGATTCCTGTAGTTTCTAAGTCAAAAAAACAGATTGGTCTGTTTAGTTTTAGTTCCATTTTTTTTATTTGATATGCAAATATAAAAAACCACGCTATTGCGTGGTTTTCAAAGTATGATTTTTTTATTAAATATCTCTATTAATATCCCAAGCCTCAAGATAATCAGCAACTCGTTTTACAAAACTTCCACCTAAAGCTCCGTCAACTACTCTATGATCATAAGAGTGTGATAAGAACATTTTTTGACGGATTCCAATAAAGTCTCCTTCAGGAGTTTCTATAACAGCAGGTACTTTACGAATAGCTCCTAAAGCTAAAATACCTACTTGTGGCTGATTGATAATTGGCGTTCCAAAAACTGAACCAAAAGTACCAACATTAGTTACTGTATAAGTACCTCCTTGAGTATCGTCTGGTTTTAATTTACCGGATTTTGCACGGTTACCTAAATCATTAACTGCTTTTGCCATACCTACCAAGTTCAATTGATCTGCATTTTTAATTACAGGAACAATTAAATTTCCGTTTGGTAAAGCAGCAGCCATACCTAAGTTAATATTTTTCTTTTTAATGATGTATTCTCCTTCTACAGAAATATTCATTCCAGGGAAATCTCTTAACGCTTTTGCAACAGCTTCCATAAATATTGGAGTGAATGTTAATTTTTCACCTTCTCTCTTTTCAAAAGCATTTTTCACTTTATCTCTCCATTTCACGATGTTAGTAACATCAACTTCGATGAATGATTGTACGTGTGCAGATGTTTGAACAGATTCCACCATGTATTTTGAAATCAGTTTACGCATTCTGTCCATTTCAACAACCTCATCAGCACCGTTTACAGACACAGGAACCGCTTGAGTTGATGTTTGAACTGGAGCTACAACTGCTTTAGGAGCTTCTGTTGTTGCCGCAGGTTTATTACCTCTATTTTTAATATAGTTTAATAAATCTTCTTTATTTACACGTCCATCTTTACCAGAACCTTGAATAGATTCTAATTCAGCTAAAGACACACCTTCTTCTTTCGCAATATTTTTTACTAATGGAGAGAAAAACTTATCAGATCCTGAAAAATCTGCAGGAGCAGCATTTTCTTTTGCAACTTCAACAGTTTTAGCAACTTCAGCAACTGGAGTTGATGCTGCTTCTGCTTTTGGAGCTTCTGCTACAAAAGCACCTCCTTCTGTTTCAATGATTGCAATAGTTTGACCTACTTGCACTACATCATCTTTTTGAAATAATATCTCAACAAGTGTTCCAGATACTTCTGAAGGCACTTCACTATCTACTTTATCTGTAGCGATTTCAAGAACAGCTTCATCTTGTTCTATCTTATCACCAACATTTTTTAACCAGTTTGTTACGGTTGCTTCTGCAACACTTTCTCCCATTTTGGGTAATTTCAATTCAAACTTTGCCATATTTTTAAACTAAAGTTGTGTTTCCTTATTTGGTTTGCAAAATTAACATTTTTTTGTTCGATACACCACGAATCAGTCAATTTTTGTTAAATTTATTACTTGCCCTATATCGTTTGCGCTATTACTACCAATTAAATAATCATGATTAAATGATAAAAACTTGAAACTATAATTATAATTTACATTTTTTTCCATCAAATCTATTGCTCTTTTAAAAGAAATAGATTTTAAATCAACTATAAATTCAACTTTTAAATTAGGAGGAACTGTATTGCTTTTTTCAGTTACTGAAGCATTTAATCTGTCACCAATTATATTTAATAAATTTTCATTTCTTTCATTTTCAGAAACAAAAATATAGTGCTCTGGTTTTTTTGTACTAACCATTTTTGATTGAAATACTTTTAATAATGAGAAAGAAAAAGCTCCAACTCTCATAAAAAAATTAAAAAAACAAGAACCTCCAAAATGCTTTTTATAGAAAAACCGCATGGCTTCACTAAATCGCTTCACATACTTTTCATCACGTACTGTGCTTTCTCCTTTATAATGTATCACAGTAGTTTCATGATAATAATAATTTTGAAACCCTTCTTTTTTCACTAAATAACTCAAATCGATATCATCCGAATACATAAAACAGTTTTCATCAAATCCTCCAACTTTCAAATACAACTCACGCTTCATGACCATAAAAGCCCCTACAAGAATATCAACTTCACCCGATTCGTTTTCAGACAAATGTTGTGCATAATATTTATTAAATACAGATGATTTTGGAAAGAATTTATACAAGCCAAATATTTTAGTCATTGCTACCCAAGGTGTAGGTAATCCGCGTTTGCATTCAGGAAGAAAATTCCCTGTTCCATCAATAAGTTTACAACCAATAATTCCTAAATTGGTTTTCATTTTGATAAAATTCAGAATTTTTTCAAAAGTATCTTCAGCAACAACAGTGTCGGGATTAAGTATGCAAATGTATTCACCTTTAGCCTCTGCTACTCCAATGTTATTTCCTTTAGGAAAACCAAAATTTTCTTTGTTTTCGATTAGCTTAACATCTGGAAAGCGCTTTTTTATCATTTGACAGCTATCATCCTGCGAAAAATTATCTACCACAATAATTTCTCCATCAATATTCTCAAGTGCTTTTTGAACACTTAACACACATTGCTCGAGAAAATAACGAACATTATAATTGAGAATTATTACGGATAACTGCATGGAGCAAATATAACAGGAAAAATTGTCAATTCTGAAATTACGGCAACAGTAAATATTGGTTTTTTAGATACCAAATATTTCATTTTTATAGATAGAATCGTTCTTTGATTTCGCTATTCCCAAACTCATTGTTTCCATAGAAATCAATAAAATCAATTTTAGGTTTAACCGATTTTGTAACGGCTTTAGAAATAAATATTCTTTTTACAATCATTTTCTTTCCGTTAACGATAGTTTTTACTTGTGGTTTTCCTTTCGAATCCAATTCAAGATAAAGTTTCTTTTCGGGATAAGCCACCAACCTAAATTCATAGCTACTTTCTTTTATTTTTTTGAAAGTAATCCCATAAGCAAACTTTCGTTGCACACTGCTCAATTCCTCTTTTACACCACCTTTTGTATAAACAATTCTGTAAATTTTAATAGGATCAATATGATTAATCTTATTGTTTTCGGAAAAATTAAGGTCGTACACAAAAGTATTATGATTATCACTGTGCTGAATGTAAAACAAGCGTTCGTCTGCATCTGGAGGGATTGGATATCCTTGTTGGGCAAAACTAATAATTTGACTAAAAATTAATAATAAAAATAATCTCTTCATTTCTTTTTCCTCCTATATTTTGAACACACAAAGTTACTTAATAAATAATTGGAGATTATTGAAATTTCGACAAAGAGAGAATTGTTTTATTGAAAACAAAAAAGATATTTATAGAGTAGTCAAGATTGAACGTAGCATAGTATATTTTTATTTAATAATACAGACAATGGGAAAAACCAACATATTCATCCCAAACCATTAGTTACCAAACCTCATCATTTTTAATTCGTAATATAATAGCTTACTTTTGCAAAAAAATATTCTTGTGAATTACTTATCAGTCGAAAATATCTCTAAATCTTTTGGGGAACGCACCTTGTTTGAAAACATCTCTTTCGGGATTAATAAAGACCAAAAAATAGCTTTTATAGCTAAAAATGGTTCGGGGAAAACCTGTATTATGAAAATCCTTAATGGAGAAGATGAACCAGATACTGGTCAGGTAGTCGTGCGCAAAGACATCAAAATGGCGTTTTTGTCACAGGATCATAATTTGCAGGACGAACTTACCATTGAAGAAAGTATTTTTGCTTCAGATAACGAAACGCTAAAAGTAATTGAACGATATGAAAAAGCATTAGAGAATCCTGAAGATGGAGAAGCTTACCAAAAAGCTTTTGACGATATGGATCGTCACAATGCTTGGGATTTTGAAACACAATTCAAACAGATTTTGTTCAAACTTAAACTAGAAGATTTCAAACTAAAAGTAAAGAACCTTTCTGGTGGACAAAAAAAGCGTTTGTCTCTGGCTATTATTTTAATTAACCGCCCCGATTTATTGATTCTGGATGAGCCTACCAATCACTTAGATTTAGAAATGATCGAATGGTTGGAAAATTATTTTGCCAAAGAAAACATTACGTTGTTTATGGTAACGCACGACCGTTTCTTTTTAGAACGTGTTTGTAACGAAATCATAGAATTAGACAACGGAAAATTATACCAATACAAAGGCAATTACTCTTATTATTTAGAGAAAAAAGAAGAACGCATTACGTCTGAAAATGCTAGTATTGACAAAGCCAAAAACTTATTTGTAAAAGAACTAGAATGGATGCGCCGCCAACCGAAAGCTCGTACCACAAAATCTAAATCACGTCAGGATGATTTTTACATAATCAAAGAAAAGGCTCAAAGTCGCCGAAAAGAAAATGTAGTCGAATTAGAGATTAACATGGAGCGAATGGGGACTAAAATCATTGAACTTCACAAAATCTCTAAAAAATTTAAAGACAAAATCATTTTAAACGATTTTAGTTTTGACTTTCAACGTGGTGAACGTATTGGAATTATAGGTAAAAACGGAACAGGGAAATCAACCTTCTTAAACTTACTTACTGGAACTATTCCATTAGATAGTGGGAAAGTAATTAAAGGTGATACGATCAAAATTGGTTATTATACTCAAAGTGGTATCAATCCTAAACCGGGACAACGTGTTATCGACATCATTAAAGAATTTGGCGAATATATTCCGTTAGCAAAAGGACGCATTATTTCGGCTTCACAGTTATTGGAACGTTTTCTTTTTGACTCAAAAAAACAATATGATTATGTTGAAAAACTGAGTGGTGGCGAGCTAAAACGTTTATATTTATGTACAGTTTTAATTCAGAATCCGAACTTTTTGATTCTGGATGAGCCTACTAACGATTTGGATATTGTCACTTTAAATGTTCTTGAAAGTTTCCTTTTAGATTATCCTGGTTGTTTATTAGTAGTATCTCACGACCGTTATTTTATGGATAAAATCGTGGATAATTTATTTGTTTTTAGAGGTCAAGGCGAAATAGAAAACTTCCCTGGAAATTATTCCGATTTTAGAGCCTATGAAGACAGTATAGAACCAATAAAAGAAGAAGCTAAGGAAAAAGTAAACTGGAAACAAAACAATTCATCAACTTCAGGTCTATCTTTCAACGAGCAAAAAGAATTTCAAAAAATTGAAAGAGAAATCAAAGATTTAGAAATCAAGAAAAAGGAAATTGAACAATTGTTTTCTGATGGAAAAGTTTCCGATGCTGATATTGAAAAGAAAGCCAACGAACTACAGAACATCATCAAAAAGATGGAAGAAAAAGAAGAACGTTGGTTTGAATTATCTACTAAAATGGAAGGATAATTTATCAAAATGCTTCAAATCATAAAATCATATCTAAATTTTATAAAAAACTCCAGTAACCAACACGGAGTTCATTCTCCTTTTGTGTTCGATTTAGTTACAAACTGTTTTTATGATAAAACAAACTATTTTGAATATGAAAGCTTAAAAGATTACAGAGTCAGTTTGCTTGAAAATCATGACACTATCGAAGTAACCGATTTTGGTGCTGGTTCCCGTGTCTTTAAAAGTAATCAAAGAAAAATATCAGCTATCGCTAAAAACGCTGGCATTTCAAGAAAAAGAGCTAAACTTTTGTTCCGAGTTGTTAGATACTTTCAGCCCGAAAGTATATTAGAAATTGGTACTTCGCTAGGCTTAGCTACTTCTACC contains:
- a CDS encoding ABC-F family ATP-binding cassette domain-containing protein gives rise to the protein MNYLSVENISKSFGERTLFENISFGINKDQKIAFIAKNGSGKTCIMKILNGEDEPDTGQVVVRKDIKMAFLSQDHNLQDELTIEESIFASDNETLKVIERYEKALENPEDGEAYQKAFDDMDRHNAWDFETQFKQILFKLKLEDFKLKVKNLSGGQKKRLSLAIILINRPDLLILDEPTNHLDLEMIEWLENYFAKENITLFMVTHDRFFLERVCNEIIELDNGKLYQYKGNYSYYLEKKEERITSENASIDKAKNLFVKELEWMRRQPKARTTKSKSRQDDFYIIKEKAQSRRKENVVELEINMERMGTKIIELHKISKKFKDKIILNDFSFDFQRGERIGIIGKNGTGKSTFLNLLTGTIPLDSGKVIKGDTIKIGYYTQSGINPKPGQRVIDIIKEFGEYIPLAKGRIISASQLLERFLFDSKKQYDYVEKLSGGELKRLYLCTVLIQNPNFLILDEPTNDLDIVTLNVLESFLLDYPGCLLVVSHDRYFMDKIVDNLFVFRGQGEIENFPGNYSDFRAYEDSIEPIKEEAKEKVNWKQNNSSTSGLSFNEQKEFQKIEREIKDLEIKKKEIEQLFSDGKVSDADIEKKANELQNIIKKMEEKEERWFELSTKMEG
- a CDS encoding DUF4833 domain-containing protein, with protein sequence MKRLFLLLIFSQIISFAQQGYPIPPDADERLFYIQHSDNHNTFVYDLNFSENNKINHIDPIKIYRIVYTKGGVKEELSSVQRKFAYGITFKKIKESSYEFRLVAYPEKKLYLELDSKGKPQVKTIVNGKKMIVKRIFISKAVTKSVKPKIDFIDFYGNNEFGNSEIKERFYL